In a genomic window of Methylomagnum ishizawai:
- a CDS encoding SIR2 family NAD-dependent protein deacylase, which yields MTQTLPAFLADDLVAGKVIPYLGPEVLALAPDVEVPSTPEVLVELITSKVTVPHKIRKNLTAASQYVENFKHRKTLVSLTQTAFQGAAKPTALHTFLAGLSLPLIVDVWYDATMAAALAGRTDFGQVQGVSRAEHFGEWVHYFNADGSKTGPEAAAVWNTLLYKPLGCIAPASNFIISDSDYVEVLTEIDIQTPIPERVKDIRSGRYFLFMGCRFRNQLERTYARQVMKRSSDKHYAVMTGPLTRNEKRFLQEQGIELIDSPLADFVAALTGAAQPLAAVA from the coding sequence ATGACCCAAACCCTGCCCGCTTTCCTGGCGGACGATCTCGTGGCCGGCAAGGTCATCCCTTATCTCGGCCCGGAAGTGCTGGCCCTCGCCCCGGACGTGGAGGTTCCCTCCACGCCGGAGGTCCTGGTGGAACTCATCACCAGCAAGGTGACGGTGCCGCACAAGATCCGCAAGAACCTGACCGCGGCCAGCCAGTACGTGGAGAACTTCAAGCACCGGAAAACCCTGGTGAGCTTGACGCAGACCGCGTTCCAGGGCGCGGCCAAGCCGACCGCGCTCCACACCTTCCTGGCGGGGCTATCCCTGCCCTTGATCGTCGATGTCTGGTACGACGCCACCATGGCGGCGGCCTTGGCCGGACGTACCGATTTCGGCCAGGTGCAGGGCGTGAGCCGGGCCGAGCATTTCGGCGAATGGGTGCATTATTTCAACGCCGACGGCAGCAAGACCGGGCCAGAAGCCGCGGCGGTCTGGAACACCTTGTTGTATAAGCCCTTGGGTTGCATCGCGCCCGCGTCCAACTTCATCATTTCGGATTCCGATTATGTGGAGGTGCTGACCGAGATCGACATCCAGACGCCGATCCCGGAGCGGGTGAAGGACATCCGGAGCGGGCGCTATTTCTTGTTCATGGGCTGTAGGTTCCGCAACCAATTGGAGCGGACCTATGCCCGGCAGGTGATGAAGCGGTCCAGCGACAAGCACTACGCGGTGATGACCGGCCCCTTGACCCGCAACGAAAAGCGCTTCCTGCAAGAGCAAGGTATCGAGTTGATCGATAGCCCGCTGGCCGATTTCGTGGCGGCACTGACCGGCGCGGCCCAGCCCTTGGCGGCGGTGGCCTGA
- a CDS encoding 2Fe-2S iron-sulfur cluster-binding protein, with the protein MSGFLRTGKRRTTQAGVTLLPSGRTVWVSSGSSLLEAALAAGEEIAHPCGGRALCGACHVIVREGCRSLSKVRKAELERLARLDGKKSLSRLACQAVLGSHSVTVQLIKQ; encoded by the coding sequence ATGTCGGGCTTTCTGCGGACCGGAAAGCGGCGGACCACCCAGGCCGGAGTCACCCTCCTGCCTTCGGGCCGCACCGTCTGGGTGTCCAGCGGTTCGAGCTTGCTCGAAGCCGCGTTGGCGGCGGGCGAGGAGATCGCCCACCCCTGTGGTGGCCGCGCCTTGTGCGGGGCTTGCCATGTGATCGTGCGCGAGGGCTGCCGCAGCCTGTCCAAGGTCCGCAAGGCGGAATTGGAACGGCTGGCCCGCTTGGACGGCAAAAAATCCCTGTCGCGCTTGGCTTGCCAAGCCGTGCTGGGTTCCCACAGCGTCACGGTCCAATTGATAAAGCAATAA
- a CDS encoding DegT/DnrJ/EryC1/StrS family aminotransferase, translating to MSDQQPTILLSDPDMSMEELEAVDAVLRSPRLSSGPTVETFEQEFAAYLGRKHAIAVGSATLGLMLALKAYGIGPGDEVIASSFSYRETIHGIALAGATPVFADIEYWSATLVPDKVAAKITDKTRAIVASNTNGHPALWGALRELANQRGLLLLEDSSEAIGSRYQGQLVGNFGDSAVFEFSQPSALNCGEGGMVVTDDDQIASKLRALRSRKPNERYSVVLSDIPPYRCELSELNAALGLIQLRRLDGILERRKEVESYYEDHILSFEGIKPPYIAPEVEEVHWMFYLVHLGTRFSRSSRDSIIQDLATEQIESVAYCHPLHLQRFYGQYGYRKGDFFVTEKLADRAVALPFHNHLTEDQVGFIVKTAKDSSINIGAGAAIYL from the coding sequence ATGAGCGACCAGCAGCCCACCATCCTATTGTCCGATCCCGACATGAGCATGGAGGAATTGGAGGCGGTGGACGCCGTCCTCAGGTCGCCGCGCCTGAGTTCCGGGCCGACGGTCGAGACCTTCGAGCAAGAATTCGCCGCATACCTGGGGCGCAAGCACGCCATCGCGGTCGGCAGCGCCACCCTGGGGCTGATGCTGGCCCTCAAAGCCTATGGCATCGGGCCAGGCGACGAGGTCATCGCCTCCTCGTTCAGCTATCGGGAAACCATCCATGGCATCGCCCTGGCCGGGGCCACGCCGGTGTTCGCCGATATCGAATACTGGTCCGCCACCCTGGTCCCCGACAAGGTCGCCGCCAAAATCACCGACAAGACCCGCGCCATCGTGGCCTCCAACACCAACGGCCATCCGGCCCTGTGGGGGGCGCTGCGGGAACTCGCCAACCAGCGCGGGCTGCTGTTGCTCGAAGATTCCAGCGAGGCCATCGGTTCGCGCTACCAAGGCCAATTGGTGGGGAATTTCGGCGATAGCGCGGTGTTCGAGTTTTCCCAGCCCTCGGCCCTCAACTGCGGCGAAGGCGGCATGGTGGTGACGGACGACGACCAGATCGCCAGCAAACTGCGGGCGCTGCGGTCCCGGAAACCCAACGAGCGCTATTCGGTGGTCCTGAGCGACATTCCGCCCTACCGCTGCGAACTCAGCGAACTGAACGCCGCCCTGGGTTTGATCCAGTTGCGGCGGCTCGATGGCATCCTAGAGCGGCGCAAGGAGGTCGAGTCCTATTACGAAGACCACATCCTGTCGTTCGAGGGCATCAAGCCGCCGTACATCGCCCCCGAAGTGGAAGAGGTGCATTGGATGTTCTACCTGGTCCACCTGGGCACGCGGTTCAGCCGGTCCAGCCGGGATTCCATCATCCAGGATTTGGCGACCGAGCAGATCGAGTCGGTAGCCTATTGCCATCCGCTGCACTTGCAACGGTTCTACGGCCAATACGGCTACCGCAAGGGCGATTTCTTCGTCACCGAGAAGCTGGCCGACCGCGCCGTCGCCCTGCCGTTCCATAACCATCTCACCGAGGATCAAGTGGGTTTCATCGTCAAAACCGCCAAGGATTCCTCGATCAATATCGGGGCGGGCGCGGCGATTTATTTGTAA
- the nifT gene encoding putative nitrogen fixation protein NifT, whose amino-acid sequence MKIMIRKDAEGILSVYVPKKDLEEPVVSQENPGLWGGMVTLANGWELALPEMPPETTLPITVDARRISGD is encoded by the coding sequence ATGAAGATCATGATCCGCAAAGACGCCGAGGGCATCCTGTCCGTCTACGTCCCCAAGAAAGACCTGGAGGAGCCGGTAGTCTCCCAGGAAAATCCGGGGCTGTGGGGCGGGATGGTGACCTTGGCGAACGGCTGGGAGTTGGCTTTGCCGGAAATGCCGCCGGAAACCACGCTGCCCATCACCGTGGACGCCCGCCGGATCAGCGGAGATTAA
- a CDS encoding cysteine desulfurase family protein has product MSDELIYLDNNATTAVAPECAAALAKAMEHYGNPSSKHRAGEAAKQLTLTARAQVAGLLGATPPEIVFTSGGTESNHQAILAALALMPGKRHIVTSQVEHPSTLSLLNHLEGQGARVTYLPVDGQGRLDLAEFEQAIAADTALVSLMWANNETGVLFPIAEAARIAASKGVLFHTDAVQAVGKVAIDLKQVPVDFLSFSGHKIHAPKGVGALFVRKSRKIPPTVLFGHQERGRRGGTENVPGIAALGIAAELAKETLLDQEIRVAALRDRLETELVARMPGTMINGARAPRVGGTTSLCLGRFEAEPVLDKLDRAGICASAGAACTAAGTEPSHVLIAMGLEPDAALGTLRLSLSRYTTAAEIDRVVATLPDIAQRFMAQAA; this is encoded by the coding sequence ATGAGCGACGAATTGATCTACCTGGACAACAACGCCACCACGGCGGTCGCCCCCGAATGCGCGGCGGCCCTGGCCAAGGCGATGGAGCATTACGGCAACCCGTCCAGCAAGCACCGCGCCGGCGAAGCCGCCAAGCAGCTGACCCTGACCGCCCGCGCCCAGGTCGCGGGCCTCCTGGGGGCCACTCCGCCCGAAATCGTCTTCACCAGCGGCGGCACCGAATCCAACCACCAGGCCATCCTGGCCGCCCTGGCCCTGATGCCGGGCAAGCGCCACATCGTCACCAGCCAAGTGGAGCATCCCTCCACCTTGTCCCTGCTGAACCACCTGGAAGGGCAGGGCGCGCGCGTCACCTATCTGCCGGTGGATGGCCAGGGCCGTTTGGACCTCGCCGAATTCGAGCAGGCCATCGCCGCCGACACCGCCCTGGTTTCACTGATGTGGGCCAATAACGAAACCGGCGTCTTGTTCCCCATCGCCGAAGCCGCCCGCATCGCCGCCTCCAAGGGCGTGCTGTTCCACACCGACGCCGTGCAAGCGGTGGGCAAGGTCGCCATCGACTTGAAACAAGTACCGGTGGATTTCCTGTCGTTCTCCGGCCATAAAATCCATGCGCCCAAGGGCGTGGGAGCCTTGTTCGTGCGCAAGTCCCGCAAGATTCCACCGACCGTACTGTTCGGCCACCAGGAACGCGGACGCCGTGGCGGCACCGAGAACGTCCCCGGCATCGCCGCGCTCGGCATCGCCGCCGAACTGGCCAAGGAAACCCTGCTCGACCAGGAAATCCGGGTCGCCGCCCTGCGCGACCGCTTGGAAACCGAATTGGTGGCGCGGATGCCCGGCACCATGATCAACGGGGCCAGGGCGCCCAGGGTCGGCGGCACCACCAGCCTGTGCCTGGGCCGGTTCGAGGCCGAACCCGTGCTGGACAAACTGGACCGGGCCGGCATCTGCGCCTCGGCGGGCGCGGCCTGCACCGCCGCCGGCACCGAGCCTTCCCATGTATTGATCGCCATGGGCCTGGAACCCGACGCCGCCCTCGGCACCCTGCGCCTTTCCTTGAGCCGCTACACCACGGCGGCGGAAATAGACCGGGTGGTCGCCACCCTGCCCGACATCGCCCAGAGATTCATGGCGCAAGCCGCCTAA
- a CDS encoding DUF3024 domain-containing protein — MKRGTAERDLRRGGIIAMNTSSGQASPDQAAPEPPAAGPASTPLPHPNAMDQRRIERALKDRKRYRYVTPEVHGIPGGYEIVSACCSRNVDPAGGIVDIALMLFQPGGTWNLYRKDHQAGQWVRHGEYPTLAKILELLKEDPERKFWQ, encoded by the coding sequence ATGAAGCGCGGGACGGCGGAACGGGATTTGCGACGGGGAGGCATCATCGCCATGAACACGTCATCGGGCCAAGCGTCGCCGGATCAGGCCGCACCGGAACCGCCCGCGGCGGGACCGGCCTCCACCCCCCTCCCGCATCCCAACGCGATGGACCAGCGCCGCATCGAGCGGGCCTTGAAGGACCGCAAGCGCTACCGCTACGTCACCCCGGAAGTGCATGGCATCCCCGGCGGCTACGAGATCGTCAGCGCCTGCTGCTCGCGCAACGTGGACCCCGCGGGCGGCATCGTCGATATCGCCCTGATGCTATTCCAACCCGGCGGCACCTGGAACCTGTACCGCAAGGACCATCAAGCCGGGCAATGGGTCCGCCATGGCGAATACCCGACCCTGGCGAAAATCCTCGAATTGTTGAAAGAAGACCCCGAGCGGAAGTTCTGGCAATGA
- a CDS encoding nitrogen fixation protein NifZ, whose product MIELREPIYQWGQKVRIEEALYNDGSYPDCEPEGLLVEAGTEGEIVQIGHHEEANIPIYMVEFPNGRVVGCFEEELSAEHATVQVAGLL is encoded by the coding sequence ATGATCGAGTTACGCGAACCGATTTACCAATGGGGTCAGAAGGTCCGCATCGAGGAAGCCCTCTACAACGATGGCTCCTATCCCGATTGCGAACCGGAAGGCCTGCTGGTGGAAGCGGGCACCGAAGGCGAGATCGTCCAGATCGGCCACCACGAGGAAGCCAACATCCCCATTTATATGGTGGAGTTCCCCAATGGCCGGGTGGTGGGCTGTTTCGAGGAAGAATTGAGCGCCGAACACGCCACGGTCCAAGTGGCCGGCCTTTTGTAG
- a CDS encoding nitrogen fixation protein NifZ, giving the protein MATTIVRDSDVNELNDPPRFNFGEKVKSKKVVRNDGTFTGAEIGEVLVKKGEVGYIKSINTFLQQFYIYAVDFPDRGYAVGMKGREIESLDNPPPPKESKTAAAAEGEPA; this is encoded by the coding sequence ATGGCCACCACTATTGTCCGCGACAGCGATGTGAACGAACTCAACGACCCGCCGCGCTTCAACTTCGGCGAGAAGGTCAAATCCAAGAAGGTGGTCCGCAACGACGGCACCTTCACCGGGGCCGAGATCGGCGAGGTCCTGGTCAAGAAGGGCGAGGTGGGCTACATCAAGAGCATCAACACCTTCCTGCAACAGTTCTACATCTACGCGGTGGATTTCCCCGACCGCGGCTATGCCGTCGGTATGAAGGGCCGGGAAATCGAATCCCTGGACAACCCACCCCCCCCCAAAGAAAGCAAGACCGCCGCCGCCGCCGAGGGAGAGCCCGCATGA
- a CDS encoding 4Fe4S-binding leucine-rich repeat protein: MGTTTEIEEARDWHGQLLDCANCERREAQAEGRCRLGHACVHDRYARRIDRCFRWNPDWAKDYLEHPYFETRAVAAKHVEVFLLPRLVNDPDETVRQSVAQRLPVNSKHLLALVRDPHREVRIRVAERLETKDLAAMIGDKDYFVRQIVARRLPPGHLVKMLHDRDPEVRKVVARRIGGEWLHTLASDRELPVRLEALRRMEPAQLKRYRDDPDWRIRYEVASRIDPAELDPLRADPEEAVREIVAQRLVASG, encoded by the coding sequence ATGGGGACGACGACTGAGATCGAAGAAGCCCGCGATTGGCACGGCCAATTATTGGACTGTGCCAACTGCGAGCGCCGCGAGGCACAAGCCGAGGGCCGTTGCCGTTTGGGCCATGCCTGTGTGCATGACCGCTACGCCCGCCGCATCGACCGCTGTTTCCGCTGGAATCCGGACTGGGCCAAGGATTACCTGGAACACCCGTATTTCGAGACCCGCGCCGTCGCGGCCAAACATGTCGAAGTGTTCCTGTTGCCGAGGCTCGTCAACGACCCGGACGAGACCGTGCGCCAAAGCGTGGCCCAGCGCCTGCCGGTGAATTCCAAACACCTCCTGGCCCTGGTCCGCGACCCGCACCGCGAGGTCCGCATCCGGGTGGCGGAACGGCTGGAAACCAAGGATCTGGCCGCGATGATCGGCGACAAGGATTATTTCGTGCGGCAGATCGTGGCGCGGCGCTTGCCGCCCGGCCATCTGGTCAAGATGCTGCACGACCGCGACCCCGAGGTCCGCAAGGTCGTGGCGCGGCGGATCGGCGGGGAGTGGCTGCACACCCTGGCCTCCGACCGGGAATTGCCGGTGCGGCTGGAAGCCCTGCGGCGGATGGAACCCGCCCAATTGAAACGCTACCGGGACGACCCCGATTGGCGGATCCGCTACGAAGTCGCCAGCCGGATCGACCCGGCCGAATTGGACCCGCTACGCGCCGACCCCGAGGAGGCGGTACGGGAAATCGTGGCCCAGAGGCTAGTGGCGAGTGGTTAG
- a CDS encoding HesB/IscA family protein produces MDITVTASAEKFIKRMVRFGGIPNAGFRMSVSPGGCSGLSAEFSVEAGPKDGDATVTVSGIKFFFPAESRLLLQGYTIDFSETPTSSGFVFTNPNAAGCGSCSSSAPAGAPGTASVSISSIQVKHSH; encoded by the coding sequence ATGGATATCACAGTCACCGCGAGCGCCGAGAAATTCATCAAACGCATGGTCCGTTTCGGCGGCATCCCGAACGCCGGATTCCGCATGTCGGTCAGCCCCGGTGGCTGCTCCGGCCTGTCCGCCGAATTCAGCGTCGAGGCCGGTCCCAAGGACGGCGACGCCACCGTGACCGTCAGCGGCATCAAGTTCTTCTTCCCGGCGGAAAGCCGCTTGTTGTTGCAGGGCTACACCATCGATTTCTCGGAAACCCCGACCTCCAGCGGTTTCGTGTTCACCAATCCCAACGCGGCCGGTTGCGGCTCGTGCAGCAGCAGCGCCCCGGCGGGTGCGCCGGGCACGGCTTCGGTGTCGATATCCAGCATCCAAGTCAAACACAGCCATTGA
- a CDS encoding 4Fe-4S binding protein has translation MAYLIVADNCTGCCACEPECPNTAISEMASGLFTIDPAKCTECIGHHDEPQCVAVCPIEETCIIDHDYPRYQAA, from the coding sequence ATGGCTTACTTGATCGTCGCCGATAACTGCACCGGCTGTTGCGCCTGCGAACCCGAATGCCCGAACACCGCGATATCGGAAATGGCCAGCGGTTTGTTCACCATAGACCCGGCCAAATGCACCGAATGTATCGGCCACCACGATGAGCCGCAATGCGTCGCGGTTTGCCCCATCGAAGAAACCTGCATCATCGACCACGACTACCCCCGTTACCAAGCAGCCTGA
- the nifB gene encoding nitrogenase cofactor biosynthesis protein NifB, with protein sequence MQTAELQAGAAGVHIPDPEMVDEMMQKVAEHKGCGTSGGSGKASCGSGAGENDLPPEIWEKVKNHPCYSEEAHHHFARMHVAVAPACNIQCNYCNRKYDCANESRPGVVSEKLTPEQAAKKVLAVAATIPQMSVLGIAGPGDPLANPEKTFRTFELVAKYTPDIKLCVSTNGLTLPDHVERLSGFNIDHVTITINMIDPEIGAKIYPWIYYKKKRYTGVEAAKILTERQLEGLEMLTSRGILSKINSVMIPGINDKHLVDVNKAVKSRGAFLHNIMPLISAPEHGTVFGLTGQRGPTAQELKALQDSCEGEMNMMRHCRQCRADAVGLLGEDRSAEFTTDKIMEMEVEYDLESRKAYQAAVEKERDTVVAAKRAEMETLAGEHSDIKMLIAVATKGGGKVNEHFGHAKEFQVYELSTDGAKFVGHRRVDLYCQGGFGDEDSLETVIRAINDCHAVFVSKIGGCPKNDLKKAGIDPVDQYAGEFIEQSAIAYFKDYLGKVASGEIEHIERGDAEIRQGALMSEAA encoded by the coding sequence ATGCAGACAGCAGAGCTTCAAGCGGGCGCGGCGGGCGTCCACATCCCCGACCCCGAGATGGTCGATGAAATGATGCAGAAAGTGGCCGAACACAAAGGCTGTGGCACTTCCGGCGGTTCCGGCAAGGCCAGTTGCGGTTCCGGCGCGGGCGAGAACGACCTGCCTCCGGAAATCTGGGAAAAGGTCAAGAACCATCCCTGCTATAGCGAAGAAGCCCACCACCATTTCGCGCGCATGCACGTCGCGGTGGCCCCGGCCTGCAACATCCAATGCAACTACTGCAATCGCAAATACGATTGTGCCAACGAAAGCCGTCCCGGCGTGGTCAGCGAGAAGCTGACCCCGGAACAAGCCGCCAAGAAGGTGCTGGCCGTCGCCGCCACCATCCCGCAAATGAGCGTGCTTGGCATCGCGGGCCCGGGCGATCCCCTCGCAAATCCCGAAAAGACCTTCAGGACTTTCGAGCTGGTCGCCAAGTACACCCCCGATATCAAGCTCTGCGTCTCCACCAACGGCCTGACCCTGCCCGACCACGTGGAACGGCTATCCGGGTTCAACATCGACCATGTGACCATCACCATCAACATGATCGATCCCGAGATCGGGGCCAAGATCTACCCCTGGATCTACTACAAGAAAAAGCGCTACACCGGCGTCGAGGCCGCCAAGATCCTCACCGAACGCCAGTTGGAAGGTCTCGAAATGCTGACCTCGCGCGGCATCCTGTCGAAGATCAACTCGGTGATGATCCCCGGCATCAACGACAAGCACCTGGTCGATGTCAACAAGGCCGTGAAATCCCGCGGCGCGTTCCTGCACAACATCATGCCGCTGATCTCCGCCCCGGAACACGGCACGGTGTTCGGCCTGACCGGCCAGCGCGGCCCCACCGCGCAGGAACTCAAGGCTTTGCAGGATAGCTGCGAAGGCGAGATGAACATGATGCGCCACTGCCGCCAGTGCCGCGCCGACGCCGTGGGCCTCCTGGGCGAGGACCGCAGCGCCGAGTTCACCACCGACAAGATCATGGAAATGGAAGTCGAGTACGACCTCGAATCGCGCAAGGCCTACCAAGCCGCGGTCGAGAAGGAACGCGACACCGTGGTCGCGGCCAAGCGGGCCGAGATGGAAACCCTGGCGGGCGAGCATTCCGACATCAAGATGCTGATCGCCGTGGCGACCAAGGGCGGCGGCAAGGTCAACGAACACTTCGGCCATGCCAAGGAATTCCAGGTCTATGAACTCTCGACCGACGGGGCTAAGTTCGTCGGCCACCGCCGGGTGGACCTGTACTGCCAAGGCGGCTTCGGCGACGAGGATTCGCTGGAAACCGTCATCCGCGCCATCAACGACTGCCACGCGGTGTTCGTTTCCAAGATCGGCGGCTGCCCGAAGAACGACCTCAAGAAAGCCGGGATCGATCCGGTGGACCAATACGCGGGCGAGTTCATCGAGCAATCCGCCATCGCCTATTTCAAGGATTACTTGGGCAAGGTGGCCAGCGGCGAGATCGAGCATATCGAACGCGGCGACGCCGAAATCCGCCAAGGCGCGTTGATGTCCGAAGCGGCCTAA
- a CDS encoding sulfatase-like hydrolase/transferase, with the protein MTDDTLSTQRRQFLKSGVAAAGLAGLGRLNTGEAQAAQNTPSLAGKPNILILMVDEQRYPTPYESQDLQDFRKTYLKTQEALRQTGMEFHRHYAASVACAPSRTCFYTGHYPSLHGVGNTDGTAKSVNDPDMFWLDPNSIPTLGNYFRAAGYRTFYKGKWHLSHADLTVPGTRQSLVSYDADGNRDPEAEAQYLAAKRLREFGFTGWIGPEPHGTDPLNSASSARDKKGRDEAIAGQTIDLLDRLEKDSDTTPWLTVCSMLNPHDITLFGFFSRLASGPQGSWDFSVGDQVPQNLFVRTEFAKTRRDDLSTKPQAQASYRKSYRKVFQPTATTDQYYRLYYQLHQDVDEQLARVYDRLKNSRFFQNTIVLFTSDHGDLLGSHGGLYQKWYTAYEEALRVPLIFSNPTLFAQPTGTDILTSHVDILPTLLGLAGLDAESLRQQIEDSFTDARPLVGKDVSAAILGAAAPETLDAPVYFMTDDDPSRGLSQQNMIGLSYASVVQPNHIESVITRLGDGTLWKYSRYYDNPEYWSDPGTPGDSGVQDETTRELGDKNDVGTYVVRFQKTVKDAQATEEFELYDLTHDPLELTNLAGQSAVAGVESQMKTLLAEQCGSKRLSPVSGTVPGQLACG; encoded by the coding sequence ATGACCGACGACACCCTCTCCACCCAGCGCCGCCAATTCCTCAAATCCGGCGTCGCCGCCGCGGGACTGGCCGGACTCGGCCGCTTGAACACCGGCGAGGCCCAGGCCGCGCAGAACACCCCGTCCCTGGCCGGCAAACCCAACATCCTCATCCTCATGGTGGACGAGCAGCGCTATCCCACCCCCTACGAGTCGCAAGACCTCCAGGATTTCCGCAAGACCTACCTCAAGACCCAGGAGGCTTTGCGCCAGACCGGCATGGAATTCCACCGCCACTACGCCGCCTCGGTGGCCTGTGCGCCCAGCCGCACCTGCTTCTACACCGGCCATTACCCCTCCCTGCACGGCGTCGGCAATACCGACGGCACCGCCAAGTCGGTCAACGACCCGGACATGTTCTGGCTGGACCCCAACAGCATCCCCACCCTCGGCAACTACTTCCGCGCGGCCGGCTACCGCACCTTCTATAAAGGCAAATGGCACCTCTCCCACGCCGACCTGACCGTGCCCGGCACCCGCCAATCCCTGGTCAGCTACGACGCCGACGGCAACCGCGACCCCGAGGCCGAAGCCCAATACCTCGCCGCCAAGCGCTTGCGGGAATTCGGCTTCACCGGCTGGATCGGACCCGAGCCGCACGGCACCGACCCCCTGAACTCGGCCTCCTCGGCCCGCGACAAGAAAGGCCGCGACGAGGCCATCGCCGGCCAGACCATCGACCTGCTCGATCGCCTGGAGAAGGACTCCGACACCACGCCCTGGCTGACCGTATGCAGCATGCTCAACCCCCACGACATCACCCTGTTCGGCTTCTTTAGCCGGCTGGCCTCGGGTCCGCAGGGGTCTTGGGATTTCTCGGTGGGCGACCAAGTGCCGCAAAACCTGTTCGTCAGGACCGAATTCGCCAAGACCCGCCGCGACGATCTGTCCACCAAGCCGCAGGCCCAAGCCAGCTATCGCAAGTCCTACCGCAAGGTGTTCCAGCCGACCGCCACCACCGATCAGTACTACCGGCTGTATTACCAGTTGCACCAAGACGTGGACGAGCAATTAGCGCGGGTCTACGACCGGCTCAAGAACTCGCGGTTCTTCCAAAACACCATCGTCCTGTTCACCTCCGACCATGGCGACCTGCTCGGCTCCCACGGCGGGCTATACCAGAAGTGGTATACCGCCTACGAGGAAGCCCTGCGCGTACCCTTGATCTTTTCCAACCCGACGCTGTTCGCGCAGCCGACCGGCACCGATATCCTGACCAGCCATGTCGATATCCTGCCCACCCTGCTGGGCCTGGCCGGGCTGGACGCGGAAAGCCTGCGCCAGCAGATCGAGGACAGCTTCACCGACGCGCGGCCCCTGGTCGGCAAGGACGTGTCGGCGGCGATCCTGGGCGCGGCCGCCCCGGAAACCCTGGACGCCCCGGTCTACTTCATGACCGACGACGACCCCAGCCGGGGCTTGAGCCAGCAAAACATGATCGGGCTGTCCTACGCCTCGGTGGTCCAACCCAACCATATCGAGTCGGTGATCACCCGGCTGGGCGATGGGACGCTGTGGAAATACTCCCGCTATTACGACAACCCGGAATACTGGAGCGACCCCGGCACGCCCGGCGACAGCGGCGTCCAGGATGAAACCACGCGGGAACTCGGCGATAAGAACGACGTGGGCACCTACGTGGTGAGGTTCCAGAAGACCGTGAAGGATGCCCAAGCCACCGAGGAATTCGAGTTGTACGACCTGACCCACGACCCGCTGGAACTGACCAACCTGGCGGGCCAATCCGCGGTGGCCGGCGTCGAATCGCAGATGAAAACCCTGCTGGCCGAACAATGCGGTAGCAAGCGGCTCTCCCCGGTGAGCGGGACGGTGCCGGGGCAGTTGGCCTGCGGCTGA
- a CDS encoding MbtH family protein has product MAWDAEDNATMYQVVINEEEQYSIWPDYKDLPAGWRAVGKAGEKQACLDYIKEVWTDMRPLSLRLRMAAAETGTGGEAAP; this is encoded by the coding sequence ATGGCTTGGGACGCAGAAGACAATGCCACGATGTATCAAGTTGTAATCAATGAAGAAGAGCAATACTCGATCTGGCCGGACTATAAGGACTTGCCGGCAGGCTGGCGGGCGGTGGGCAAAGCTGGGGAGAAGCAGGCCTGCCTGGACTACATCAAAGAAGTCTGGACCGATATGCGTCCCTTGAGCCTGCGCCTGCGCATGGCTGCCGCCGAAACCGGCACCGGAGGGGAAGCGGCCCCATGA